From one Onychomys torridus chromosome 12, mOncTor1.1, whole genome shotgun sequence genomic stretch:
- the LOC118593992 gene encoding LOW QUALITY PROTEIN: carbonyl reductase [NADPH] 1-like (The sequence of the model RefSeq protein was modified relative to this genomic sequence to represent the inferred CDS: inserted 1 base in 1 codon): protein MSSCSRVALVTGGNKGIGFAITRDLCRKFSGDVVLTARDEARGKAAVQQLQAEGLSPRFHQLDIDDLQSIRTLRDFLRKEYGGLDVLVNNAGIAFKVADPTPFHVQAEVTMKTNFFGTRDVCTELLPLVKPQGRVVNVSSMVSLRALKNCSPELQQKFRSETITEEELVGLMNKFVEDTKKGVHNKEGWPNSAYGVTKIGVTVLSRIHARKLSEQRRGDKILLNACCPGWVRTDMAGPKATKSPEEGAETPVYLAXLPPDAEGPHGQFVQEKKVQQW, encoded by the exons ATGTCGTCCTGCAGCCGCGTGGCGCTGGTAACCGGGGGTAACAAGGGCATCGGCTTCGCCATCACGCGTGACCTCTGTCGGAAGTTCTCGGGGGACGTGGTGCTCACGGCGCGGGACGAGGCGCGGGGCAAGGCGGCGGTGCAGCAGCTGCAGGCGGAGGGCCTGAGCCCGCGCTTCCACCAACTGGACATCGATGACCTGCAGAGCATCCGCACCCTGCGCGACTTTCTGCGCAAGGAGTACGGGGGCCTGGACGTGCTGGTCAACAACGCGGGCATCGCCTTCAAGG TTGCTGACCCAACCCCCTTCCACGTTCAAGCAGAAGTGACCATGAAAACGAACTTTTTTGGTACCCGAGATGTCTGCACTGAGCTCCTGCCTCTTGTAAAACCCCAAG GCAGAGTGGTGAACGTGTCGAGCATGGTGAGCCTCAGGGCCCTGAAAAATTGCAGCCCAGAGCTGCAGCAGAAGTTTCGAAGTGAGACCATCACTGAGGAGGAGCTGGTGGGGCTCATGAACAAGTTTGTGGAAGACACAAAAAAAGGAGTGCATAATAAAGAAGGCTGGCCGAACAGTGCCTATGGGGTGACCAAGATCGGGGTGACAGTCCTGTCCAGAATCCACGCCCGGAAACTCAGCGAGCAGAGGAGAGGGGACAAGATCCTCCTCAATGCCTGTTGCCCCGGGTGGGTGAGAACCGACATGGCAGGACCAAAAGCCACCAAAAGCCCAGAAGAAGGAGCAGAGACCCCCGTGTACTTGG CTTTGCCGCCAGATGCAGAGGGACCTCACGGGCAGTTTGTTCAGGAGAAAAAAGTTCAACAGTGGTGA